The following proteins come from a genomic window of Lolium rigidum isolate FL_2022 chromosome 5, APGP_CSIRO_Lrig_0.1, whole genome shotgun sequence:
- the LOC124657201 gene encoding RING-H2 finger protein ATL74-like: MGRPDSEAPAASIVAAALGFHDHTNAHGGGAAVAPAPARGHSAFETNVVIILAALFFALLFAIGLNSLARCVLRCRGRGAAAVAADEAAASARAARRAGDGIKMRTLRSLPVEVYGCGEVIDDVCAICLGEFVDGEKVRVLPRCGHGFHVRCVDAWLVSHGSCPTCRQPVMEGAPAKAGGLSQRPAETDMITVVIV; the protein is encoded by the coding sequence ATGGGTCGTCCTGATTCCGAAGCCCCGGCGGCGTCCATTGTCGCTGCGGCGCTGGGCTTCCACGACCACACCAACGCCCACGGCGGAGGCGCGGCGGTGGCGCCAGCGCCGGCGAGAGGCCACTCGGCCTTCGAAACCAACGTGGTTATCATCCTCGCGGCGCTCTTCTTCGCGTTGCTATTCGCCATCGGGCTCAACTCCCTGGCGCGGTGCGTGCTCCGGTGTAGAGGACGCGGCGCTGCCGCGGTCGCCGCCGACGAGGCCGCGGCGTCGGCGCGTGCGgcacgccgcgccggcgatggtaTCAAGATGCGCACGCTGAGGAGCCTGCCCGTGGAGGTGTACGGCTGTGGGGAAGTAATCGACGACGTGTGCGCCATCTGCCTCggtgagttcgtcgacggcgagaaggTGCGCGTGCTGCCGCGGTGCGGCCACGGGTTCCATGTCCGGTGCGTCGACGCCTGGCTCGTGTCCCACGGCTCCTGCCCGACGTGCCGGCAGCCCGTGATGGAAGGGGCGCCCGCAAAGGCCGGCGGCCTGAGCCAGCGTCCAGCGGAGACCGACATGATCACCGTGGTCATCGTGTGA